In Pyrus communis chromosome 8, drPyrComm1.1, whole genome shotgun sequence, one genomic interval encodes:
- the LOC137742361 gene encoding sodium/hydrogen exchanger 1-like, with protein MGVSAVVRLGVRSATSEASVNSITLFVVLLCLCILIGHLLEKNRWMTESVTALLIGLCTGIVILLNTEGKSSHILVFNEDLFFIYLLPPIIFNAGFQVKKKRFFQNFMTITLLGAVGSLVSFVIISLGSMQLFKKLDIGFLEMGDYLALGAIFSATDSVCTLQVLDQDETPLLYSLVFGEGVVNDATSVALFNAIQKFDLSHINSTIAMEFSGSFLVLLFASMVLGVVVGLLSAYIIKKLYLGRHSTDREVALMILMAYLSYMVAELFDLSGILTVFFCGLVMSHYTWHNVTESSRVTTKHAFATFSFVSEIFIFLYVGMDALDIEKWKFVKESPGTSVGVSSILLGLVLVGRAAFVFPLCFLSNLTRRSQTDKIGFKQQVTVWWAGLMRGAVSVALAYNWFTMSGHTQQRGNAVMITSTITVVLFTNVVCGLLTKPLVRFLLPQQKQFDSIMMSAESEMSLAMPLLLANGEDSKSNMSSDNMPRPSSLRMFLTTPTRSVHYYWRKFDDSYMRPVFGGRGFVPYAPGSPNENMHQSLLGEQIIVE; from the exons ATGGGGGTCTCTGCTGTGGTGAGATTGGGGGTGAGATCGGCCACCAGCGAAGCTTCCGTAAATTCGATCACTTTGTTCGTGGTGCTCCTATGTTTATGCATTTTGATTGGTCATCTTCTGGAGAAGAATCGATGGATGACCGAATCAGTAACTGCGCTTCTTATC GGTCTTTGTACTGGAATTGTTATTCTACTAAATACCGAAGGCAAAAGCTCACACATCTTAGTGTTTAATGAAGATCTCTTCTTTATATACCTTCTGCCGCCCATTATATTTAACGCCGG ATTTCAGGTGAAAAAGAAGCGGTTTTTTCAGAACTTCATGACAATCACGTTGTTGGGTGCTGTCGGAAGTTTGGTATCATTCGTCATTATATCGCTAG GTTCAATGCAGTTGTTCAAAAAATTGGACATTGGTTTCCTCGAGATGGGGGATTATCTTG CACTTGGAGCGATCTTCTCGGCCACTGATTCAGTTTGCACCCTGCAAGTGCTTGATCAAGACGAGACACCTTTGCTCTACAGTCTAGTTTTTGGAGAAGGTGTTGTAAATGATGCCACGTCTGTGGCACTTTTCAACGCAATCCAGAAATTTGATCTCTCTCACATCAACTCAACAATTGCCATGGAGTTTAGCGGCAGTTTCTTAGTTCTCTTGTTCGCAAGCATGGTGCTTGGTGTAGTG GTTGGATTGCTTAGTGCATACATCATAAAGAAGTTGTACCTTGGCAGGCACTCAACTGATCGGGAAGTTGCTCTTATGATTCTAATGGCTTATTTGTCATACATGGTGGCAGAA CTATTCGACCTAAGTGGCATTCTTACCGTTTTCTTTTGCGGGCTTGTTATGTCACACTATACCTGGCATAATGTAACTGAAAGTTCAAGAGTTACAACCAA GCATGCTTTTGCAACGTTCTCGTTTGTTTCTGAGATCTTCATCTTTCTATATGTTGGTATGGATGCCTTGGACATTGAGAAGTGGAAATTCGTAAAGGAGAG CCCCGGGACATCAGTTGGAGTCAGTTCGATATTACTTGGCCTGGTTCTGGTGGGAAGAGCGGCTTTTGTATTTCCTCTATGTTTCTTATCAAACTTAACCAGGAGATCACAGACTGACAAAATCGGGTTTAAGCAACAG GTGACGGTATGGTGGGCAGGACTCATGCGTGGTGCTGTATCTGTGGCTCTTGCCTATAACTGG TTTACAATGTCAGGGCATACTCAACAGCGTGGAAACGCAGTCATGATCACTAGTACGATCACAGTAGTTCTCTTCACTAATGTG GTGTGCGGATTATTGACTAAGCCTCTCGTAAGGTTCTTGTTGCCGCAACAGAAACAGTTTGATAGCATTATGATGTCCGCCGAGTCAGAGATGTCTCTGGCTATGCCGCTCCTCCTCGCTAATGGAGAAGATTCTAAGTCAAATATGTCTAGTGATAACATGCCCCGTCCATCCAGCCTGCGCATGTTCTTGACGACACCAACTCGTTCTGTCCATTACTATTGGAGAAAGTTTGATGATAGTTACATGCGTCCTGTCTTTGGCGGT